From Microbacterium sp. LWH7-1.2:
GCGTCCATCTCGGTCTGGGCCAGACCGCGCTGCGAATCCTTCGCGCGCGCGAGCTCCTGCGACTCCCGCAGCCGCTCGCGCGCGTCGTCGATGCGCCCGAGCCGCAGCAGGAGCCCGATGCTCTGCGAGCGCTGCTGCACGAGGTCGGTGACCGACGTCAGGCCCGACAGGCCCGCCGACGAGGCGTCGGCGACCGCGAGGGCCTCGTCCAGTCGACCCGCCAACTGCAACCACTCCGACCGCATCTGGCTCGCGAACGCGGTGCCCCAGACGTCGCCGAGCTCCCGGAACATCGAGACGGCCTTCTCGCTCTCGACGCCGAGTGTCTCGTTGTCGCCGCCGTTCTGCGCGATCGCCGAGCGCAGCATGCTGATGAAGGCGAGCGTCCACGCCGGAGCGTCCTCGAGGCCCTCGTCGCCGATCGCGACACCGCGCCACCATGGTGTGCCGGGCCGATGGTGCTGCACCGCCAGGAGGATCGCCGTCAGCAGCGGCTCCAGGGCGGCGGAGAGTTCGCTGCGATGCACGGCGGCAGCCTCGATCACGGCGGGCACCTCCCGTTCGAAGCGCGCCACCGCCGCGGCTGCCGTCTCGCTCGGGCGCGTGTCGGCGCTGCCGGCTGCGGGGGCGCCGGCCTCGCCGACCTCGCCGGACGGAGTCCCGCCCACCTCGACCGGGCCGTCTGCCGGCTCCCGCCGCGCTGGGGCGTCGCCGTCCTCCCGGTCCCGGGCCAAGGCCGCGCCGAGCAAGGCGATCGCACGAACCACCACGGCCGCCTCCGAGTCCAGACTCCCGGCCGCCTCGCCGAACCGCATCACGCCGGACTGGAGATCCTCGAAGCGCTCGCGCATCAACCACGCCCAGAAGCACGCGCGCACGAGCTGCACCCCGACGTCGTCCATACCGGGCTGGTCGGCGCAGGTGCGCAGCGCGGCGCTCAGGTTCTCCTCGTCCGCGTCGAACCACGCGAGCGCGGCGCGCACCTCCGGGCCGCGCAGCCGCGCATCCTCTCGCGCCGCCAGCCGTGCCATCGCCCGCGCCTGCACCGCCCGGAACTCGGCCTCGCGGCCCTCGCTTCGCAGGCGGTCGAGGCCGTACTCGCGCACCGTCTCGAGCATCCGAAGCCGCCGGTCCGATCGCCGCAGCAGCGACTTGTCGACGAGCGCGTCGAACGCCCCCGCACCCACGTCGAACGCGTCTCCGATCGCCGCCACTTCGCGCACGTCCACGCCGTCGGGGAAGACGGCGGCGGCGCGCAGGGCGGTGCGCTCCGCGTCGGTCAGCGTCTCCCAGCTCCAGTCGATGAGCGCGCGCAGCGTCTGGTGCCTCGCTTCGATCGCCTTCGGGCCGGTCGCGAGGAGCGCGAAGCGGTCGTCGAGACCGCTGTCGATCTCGGCGATCGTCAGCGTCCGCGACTTCGCCGCGGCGAGCTCCAGCGCGAGCGGAAGACCGTCCAACCGCGTCACGATGCGCTCGACGGCGGCTTCCTCCTCGACGCCGGGCGGAGTGCCTCGCGCCGCGCGCACGCGCCGAGCGAAGAGCTCGCGCGCATCGACGTCGGGAAGCGGGCCGAGATCGACGAACGCCTCGCCCGCGAGCCCCAGCGGTTCGCGGCTGGTCGCGAGGATCCGCGATCCCGGAGCACTGCGCAGCACATCGAGGGCGACGTCCGCGGCCTCCGCCGAGACATGCTCGCAGTTGTCGAACACAACCAGCAGGGTCCTGCCGGCGAGGGCCTCCGCGACGCGGTCGCGCGCGCTGGTCGAGACGAGTTCACCGACACGGATGCTGCGCCCCACGGCTCCTGCGACGGCCGCCCACACCTCGCCCGGCGCCGCAGGTGCGAGCTCGACGACGATGGCCCCGGGCGTGCGCCGCGCGGTCTCGAACGCGAGAGTCGTCTTGCCCGCGCCGCCCGGACCGATCAGGGTCACCAGCCGCTCTTCGCGGAGCTGGTCGTGGATGAGCTGCAGCTCGCGCTGCCGCCCGATCAGGGGAGTGAGGGCTGCCGGCACGGAGGCTTCGGCACCCGCGGCGACCACACCGCCGGCGTCACGAGATGAGGCCGGGGCGGCAGCATCCGCTCCCTCGGCATCCGACTCGGCCGCCGCGAGGATGCGTTCGGCGTGAGCGCGGTCCTCGAGGAGGTCGCGCACGACCCAGTCGAACCCCTCGCCGGGAGTCCAGGGGTCGCCGCGCCAGAGGTCCAGCGCCGTGCGCGCATCGGCGGTGGCCGCCGCGTGATCGGCCGCGCGCCGGGCGCGGGCGACCAGGTCCTGGAACTTCGCGAGGTCGACGTCGTCGCGGGCGATCGTCAGCCGATACCCGCCCGGCACTGCCTCGAGCGTGCCGGCGGGCAGCCCCCGGCGCAGACGCGAGGCCAGGGACTGCAGTGAGGCGCGCGGGTCTTCGGGCAGGTCGTCGGGCCAGACGTCCTCGGCGAGCGAGCGATACGCGACCGTCGTTCCGGCGTCGAGCGCGAGACGGAACAGCAGCGCCTCCTGACCGCGCCCGCGGATCGCGAGCAGAGCGCCATCCGCCTCCGCCTCGAGTCCTCCGAAGAACCTCAGCCGCACGTGGTCAACCTTAGGACTCACGACCCGGACGGCCCGGAAGGGCGACCGGGCGTCAGCCCGTAATGGTGTACGTCATGTCGCCGGTCTCGCCGGCCAGCACGCGGCGGTAGTCCTCGGCGACGATCTCGCGGAGCACCCCGGCATCGACCTGGTCCAGGTCCTTGAGGTACAGGCAGCTCACGCCCGTCTCGTGCGGTCCGAGCCGCGCGAGGCGCTCGCCGTGCGCAGCGGTGCGCAGCGTGTACACCGTGGTGGACTCGCGTCGCGGGGAGAACGCCGCGATCGGGGCGTCGCCCTCGGTGCCGGCCGCAGAGCGGTAGTGGCACGACCCGAAGCCGATGATCGTGCCCCACAGCTCGGGCTCGCGGCCGGTGACATCGCGCAGGAGGTCGATCATCGCGGCGGCATCGCGCTGCCGCTTCGCCGGCCGCACGCCGGCGACGAACTCGTCGACGTCCCCTCCGGTCTTCTTCATCGCGCCGCTCCGCGTCAGCCCTTGGCCGCGGCCTTCATCGCGCGCTTGTGCTCGCGCACCTTGGTCAGCGACTCGGGCGAGACGATGTCGGCGACGCTGCGGAACGAGCCCTCGTCGCCATACGAGCCTGCCGCCTCGCGCCAGCCGGCGCCGGTGAAGCCGTACTGCTTGCCCAGAAGCGCGAGGAAGATCTTCGCCTTCTGTTCGCCGAATCCCGGCAGCGACTTCAGGCGCTTCAGCACGGTCGCCCCGTCGGGCTCGTCGCGCGTCCAGATCGCGGAGGCGTCACCGCCCCAGTCCTGCTCGACCGCCGCGCACAGCGCCTGCACACGGGCCGCCATCGAACCCGGGAACCGATGCACCGCGGGCGTGGCCTTGAAGAGCTCGGTGAACGCCTCCGGATCGAAGCTCGCGATGGCCGCGGCATCCAGCGTCCCCGCCCGCTCCGAGATCTTGAGCGGCCCTGCGAAGGCCGTCTCCATGGCCACCTGCTGGTCGAGGAGCATGCCGATGAGCAGTGCGAGCGGGTCGTCGGTCAGCAGGCGATCGGCGTCGTCGTCGCCCGTGATGTGGAGCGTCATGCCGCCAGTCTCCCACCGGCCGCCCCGGCCGGCACAGTTCGCGGATGGGAGGATGGATGCCGTGACCGACGCCGAACCGCTCCAGGAACTCGTCGACCACGCCCGCCAGACGCGGGTGGTCGTGATCGGCGGCGGCATCGCCGGACTCGTCGCGGCCTGGGAGTGCGCCAAGGTCGGCATGGCGGTGACGCTGGTGGAGGCATCCGATCGTCTCGGCGGCACCATCGGGTCCGCCCGCATCGCGGGACTCGAGCTCGAGACGGGCGTCACCTGTTGGTCCACGAAGGGCGGCGCGGTGCGCAAGCTCGTCGAGGAGGTGCTGCCGGATGCTGCGATCGTGCGCCCGCGCGATGACCGCGAGTGGATCGCGGGCCTGCCGAAGGGCGCTGCGGCGCCGCTGCCCGCCGAGCAGGTGCTCGGCATCCCGGCCAATCCGTGGGACGAGAGCGTCCGCCGGGTCATCGGCTGGGGCGGCACATGGCGCGCCTACCTCGACCGCCTGCGCCCGCCGCTCACGATCGGCGCCCAGCGCAGTCTCGGCCGTCTCGTGCACGGCCGGATGGGCGACAGAGTCCTGGATCGCCTGGTGGCACCGCTGACCATCGACCGCTTCGGCCTGGACCCCGTCGACGTCGACGTCGAGATCGCGGCACCCGGACTCAGCAACGCGCTCACCCGCACAGGGTGGCTGGGCGGCGCCGTCGCCGACGTGCGCGTCGACGCCCCCGGTTCCTCGATCGAGGGATTGGCCGGTGGGATGCCGCAGCTCACGGCCGCGCTCGCCGACAGGCTCGCCGAGCGCGAGGTGGCCGTCCACACCGGAGCGCTGGCGACGGGTCTGGTCCGCGGCGACGGAAGGTGGACGGTGGAGCTCGCGACGATCGCTCCCGAGGGCGCAGCCGTCGCACCGGACCGGCTGCACGCCGACGCGGTGATCGTCGCGACCGACGAGACCGCGGCGCGCACTCTCCTGGCGCCCGCCCTCGACAACCCCGCGTTCGCAGATGTCGCCGCCGTGGGCATCGCCCGAGAGGTCGTGACGATCGTGGTAGACGC
This genomic window contains:
- a CDS encoding ATPase, which encodes MRLRFFGGLEAEADGALLAIRGRGQEALLFRLALDAGTTVAYRSLAEDVWPDDLPEDPRASLQSLASRLRRGLPAGTLEAVPGGYRLTIARDDVDLAKFQDLVARARRAADHAAATADARTALDLWRGDPWTPGEGFDWVVRDLLEDRAHAERILAAAESDAEGADAAAPASSRDAGGVVAAGAEASVPAALTPLIGRQRELQLIHDQLREERLVTLIGPGGAGKTTLAFETARRTPGAIVVELAPAAPGEVWAAVAGAVGRSIRVGELVSTSARDRVAEALAGRTLLVVFDNCEHVSAEAADVALDVLRSAPGSRILATSREPLGLAGEAFVDLGPLPDVDARELFARRVRAARGTPPGVEEEAAVERIVTRLDGLPLALELAAAKSRTLTIAEIDSGLDDRFALLATGPKAIEARHQTLRALIDWSWETLTDAERTALRAAAVFPDGVDVREVAAIGDAFDVGAGAFDALVDKSLLRRSDRRLRMLETVREYGLDRLRSEGREAEFRAVQARAMARLAAREDARLRGPEVRAALAWFDADEENLSAALRTCADQPGMDDVGVQLVRACFWAWLMRERFEDLQSGVMRFGEAAGSLDSEAAVVVRAIALLGAALARDREDGDAPARREPADGPVEVGGTPSGEVGEAGAPAAGSADTRPSETAAAAVARFEREVPAVIEAAAVHRSELSAALEPLLTAILLAVQHHRPGTPWWRGVAIGDEGLEDAPAWTLAFISMLRSAIAQNGGDNETLGVESEKAVSMFRELGDVWGTAFASQMRSEWLQLAGRLDEALAVADASSAGLSGLTSVTDLVQQRSQSIGLLLRLGRIDDARERLRESQELARAKDSQRGLAQTEMDAAAIEIAVGDGAAALHHLNAVAAELVPSFPDQLIAWSGSRRAQALLLQGRDDEARDVLAEALPAAARSGDHPIVADVAVSIGGWLAAAGRDADARRALVAAARLRGGVDASDPFLRVMRERLANDVLVPGRATPVAPLDRDGDDDPAVLASLLG
- a CDS encoding DUF1801 domain-containing protein, producing the protein MKKTGGDVDEFVAGVRPAKRQRDAAAMIDLLRDVTGREPELWGTIIGFGSCHYRSAAGTEGDAPIAAFSPRRESTTVYTLRTAAHGERLARLGPHETGVSCLYLKDLDQVDAGVLREIVAEDYRRVLAGETGDMTYTITG
- a CDS encoding HhH-GPD-type base excision DNA repair protein, whose amino-acid sequence is MTLHITGDDDADRLLTDDPLALLIGMLLDQQVAMETAFAGPLKISERAGTLDAAAIASFDPEAFTELFKATPAVHRFPGSMAARVQALCAAVEQDWGGDASAIWTRDEPDGATVLKRLKSLPGFGEQKAKIFLALLGKQYGFTGAGWREAAGSYGDEGSFRSVADIVSPESLTKVREHKRAMKAAAKG
- a CDS encoding FAD-dependent oxidoreductase encodes the protein MDAVTDAEPLQELVDHARQTRVVVIGGGIAGLVAAWECAKVGMAVTLVEASDRLGGTIGSARIAGLELETGVTCWSTKGGAVRKLVEEVLPDAAIVRPRDDREWIAGLPKGAAAPLPAEQVLGIPANPWDESVRRVIGWGGTWRAYLDRLRPPLTIGAQRSLGRLVHGRMGDRVLDRLVAPLTIDRFGLDPVDVDVEIAAPGLSNALTRTGWLGGAVADVRVDAPGSSIEGLAGGMPQLTAALADRLAEREVAVHTGALATGLVRGDGRWTVELATIAPEGAAVAPDRLHADAVIVATDETAARTLLAPALDNPAFADVAAVGIAREVVTIVVDAPELDTAPRGAHVHAVPGALRATGLVHETARWEWLAREAGAGRHVLRVAFGAPGIAPATEGLSDADAAAMAVAEASVLLGVELDEDRIGGARRDAYTLVPPASALGRRERTDAARAATARAPGLAAVGAWLSGSGLAQVVADAQEEADRLRHRALWGAAAAE